The Pseudomonas parafulva genome window below encodes:
- a CDS encoding GntR family transcriptional regulator, which yields MSVDNPAKSLTQATYERLRRDVLSCALAPGSRVNVKELAELYEASGGAVREALSRLTSEDLVVLEPQKGFRIAPISLADLRDLTLARIEIEGMCLRQSIENGDVSWEARLVSAYHSLSRAPGPESGDKYESVQWNGAHSAFHETLVSACPNSWLSRLRKMMFEQNSRYRALSVAITAGDRDLSGEHKGLLDAALARDADTAVALIGLHIQQTSAVLMTELQASKALGDQ from the coding sequence ATGTCGGTAGATAACCCTGCCAAAAGCCTTACCCAGGCGACCTACGAGCGCCTGCGTAGAGACGTGCTGTCCTGCGCATTGGCGCCTGGTAGTCGCGTGAATGTGAAAGAGCTCGCTGAGTTGTATGAGGCGAGTGGAGGAGCCGTCCGTGAGGCGCTTTCTCGGCTCACTTCGGAAGATTTGGTCGTCTTGGAGCCTCAGAAGGGCTTTCGGATTGCGCCAATATCGTTGGCTGACTTGCGGGATCTCACGCTCGCAAGAATCGAAATCGAGGGGATGTGCCTTCGCCAGTCGATCGAGAACGGCGACGTCAGCTGGGAAGCCCGATTGGTTTCGGCCTACCACAGTTTGTCTAGAGCGCCTGGCCCAGAGTCAGGCGATAAATATGAGTCCGTGCAGTGGAATGGGGCGCACTCTGCGTTCCACGAGACGCTGGTCAGCGCATGTCCCAACTCCTGGCTGTCCAGGTTGCGCAAAATGATGTTCGAGCAGAACTCCCGCTACAGAGCCCTCTCCGTCGCCATCACGGCGGGTGATCGTGACCTGTCAGGCGAGCACAAGGGGTTACTAGACGCTGCATTGGCTCGTGACGCCGATACGGCTGTTGCGCTCATCGGCTTACACATTCAGCAGACTTCTGCCGTACTGATGACTGAATTGCAGGCCTCGAAAGCCCTAGGCGATCAGTAG
- a CDS encoding L-dopachrome tautomerase-related protein: MELIEVAQSHDYLWNGAVCAPNGRLFASMPGWTGPTPGVVEIAKDGSWKPYPNNHWNQWQNGVNDPTQAFVDINSVFADDRGSLWVLDAAAPNFAKAIPGAVKLIEIDLSTNEVVRVIRFAPEVAHPGTRLAHIRFAGHYAIMAESKEGSFYVIDLRDNSYRRVLVGHPLMRCLPDDVPTMEGRLIRLLDGRPMYIHNDLLEFGEDKSKLFFMCLFGSRIFEVDVNVLTNPALTDDEIAEKVTVAHVVGPWVAGLCRDKHGNIYMSDAEKNGMTVLRPNGEFQQLVTDDQIVWPIAPSVGPDGYLYFPSTQLNRIPMFSGGPNLVQKPWKIFKIKVS, translated from the coding sequence GTGGAGCTGATCGAAGTCGCTCAATCCCATGATTATCTCTGGAATGGCGCCGTTTGTGCGCCTAATGGTCGTTTATTTGCGAGCATGCCGGGCTGGACTGGCCCCACTCCAGGCGTTGTCGAGATCGCAAAGGACGGTTCGTGGAAACCGTACCCTAACAATCACTGGAACCAATGGCAGAACGGGGTCAATGACCCTACCCAGGCCTTCGTAGATATCAACAGCGTTTTCGCAGACGACAGGGGCAGCCTGTGGGTGCTGGACGCCGCGGCCCCGAATTTCGCGAAAGCTATCCCAGGCGCGGTGAAACTCATCGAGATTGATCTCTCGACGAACGAGGTTGTAAGGGTCATCCGCTTCGCTCCGGAGGTTGCGCACCCAGGCACTCGTTTGGCGCACATCCGTTTCGCCGGGCATTACGCAATCATGGCAGAGTCGAAGGAAGGCTCTTTCTACGTCATCGACCTCCGTGACAACTCCTATCGTCGCGTCCTCGTTGGCCACCCACTGATGCGGTGCCTCCCAGATGATGTCCCGACCATGGAGGGACGCCTGATCCGATTGCTCGACGGTCGGCCGATGTACATACACAACGACTTGCTTGAGTTCGGTGAAGACAAGTCGAAGCTCTTCTTCATGTGCTTGTTCGGCTCGAGAATTTTCGAGGTCGACGTCAATGTGCTGACCAACCCAGCGCTCACAGATGACGAAATCGCTGAGAAGGTGACTGTGGCTCACGTTGTCGGCCCTTGGGTAGCTGGCCTCTGCCGTGACAAGCACGGAAATATTTATATGTCCGATGCGGAGAAGAACGGCATGACCGTCCTACGACCAAACGGCGAATTCCAACAGCTCGTGACTGATGATCAGATCGTTTGGCCTATTGCACCTTCTGTTGGCCCGGATGGTTATCTCTACTTCCCGAGCACCCAACTCAACCGAATCCCGATGTTCTCTGGCGGCCCGAACCTGGTTCAGAAGCCCTGGAAGATCTTCAAGATCAAAGTTTCCTGA
- a CDS encoding fumarylacetoacetate hydrolase family protein gives MKLCRFGQPGQERPGLIDAEGKIRDLSAHVTDITPTELSPEKLAQLSDIDVSTLPVVDAGVRYGTPVSGVRKFIAIGLNYRDHAEEAGMAIPTEPVVFTKAITCISGPNDDIVQPPHSTKLDWELELGVIIGTEARFVSEEDALNYVAGYAVINDVSERAFQLQSSQWDKGKGCDTFGPIGPWLVTRDEVPDPQNLNMWLDVNGERRQAGNSKTMIFTVAEIVSYLSRYITLQPGDVICTGTPPGVGMGIKPDPVYLNTGDTIRLWIEGLGEQQQRVVSAS, from the coding sequence ATGAAGCTCTGCCGCTTTGGCCAACCGGGCCAAGAACGTCCTGGCCTGATCGATGCCGAAGGAAAAATTCGCGATCTGTCCGCTCACGTCACCGACATCACCCCTACTGAACTGTCTCCGGAGAAACTGGCGCAGCTCTCAGATATCGATGTCTCGACCCTGCCTGTAGTTGACGCTGGCGTGCGATACGGCACTCCTGTCTCTGGCGTCCGTAAGTTCATCGCCATCGGCCTGAATTACCGCGATCACGCTGAGGAAGCGGGCATGGCCATTCCGACCGAGCCAGTTGTCTTCACCAAGGCTATTACCTGCATCAGTGGCCCGAATGACGACATCGTACAGCCCCCTCACTCCACCAAGCTGGATTGGGAGCTCGAGCTTGGCGTGATTATCGGAACTGAAGCGCGCTTCGTATCTGAGGAAGACGCCCTGAACTATGTCGCTGGGTACGCCGTCATCAACGACGTGTCTGAGCGTGCTTTCCAACTGCAGTCGTCTCAATGGGATAAGGGCAAGGGCTGCGATACCTTCGGCCCGATCGGCCCTTGGCTGGTTACCCGTGACGAAGTACCAGATCCGCAGAATCTGAACATGTGGCTTGATGTGAACGGTGAGCGCCGTCAGGCCGGCAACTCCAAGACCATGATTTTCACCGTTGCTGAAATCGTATCTTACCTGAGCCGTTACATCACCCTGCAACCGGGTGATGTAATTTGCACCGGCACCCCTCCAGGCGTAGGCATGGGCATCAAACCTGACCCTGTTTACCTCAACACCGGCGACACCATTCGCCTGTGGATCGAAGGGCTGGGCGAGCAACAACAGCGCGTTGTTTCCGCCTCTTAA
- a CDS encoding helix-turn-helix transcriptional regulator — MKRSTVGRGNVGASARVIQGRKLLTHRVHIEESTLVAVWKGQKCLRWAGQELVVRPGEIVALASEQTFDVINTPCPRTGIYEAEVLICADAVVKSFLERRPNGRRINDVQLIQGSCNGLLASFRHAYAGFCEKEDIPESIVRSRLEEMLVWLDHHGGYFGTSSTNQITLRVRQLISSDPGETWTATMVAQHLAMSEATLRRRLVVEDTHFQQLLLDVRMSRALTLLQVTDLPVANIACEVGYSCSSRFSSRFRQRFGHSPSDVRLSEAFEPVV; from the coding sequence ATGAAGCGTTCAACCGTAGGCCGTGGGAATGTGGGTGCGAGCGCCCGGGTGATTCAGGGCCGCAAGCTACTCACCCATCGTGTGCACATCGAAGAATCCACACTGGTGGCTGTGTGGAAGGGCCAGAAATGCCTCCGTTGGGCTGGCCAGGAATTGGTCGTACGCCCTGGGGAGATCGTAGCCTTAGCGTCAGAACAGACGTTCGATGTGATCAACACACCATGCCCCAGAACTGGCATCTACGAAGCAGAGGTTCTGATCTGCGCCGACGCTGTGGTTAAGTCTTTTTTGGAGCGGCGACCCAACGGTCGAAGAATTAATGACGTTCAGCTGATCCAAGGAAGCTGCAACGGCTTGCTTGCATCCTTCCGCCATGCCTACGCTGGATTTTGTGAGAAGGAGGACATCCCTGAGTCGATAGTTCGAAGTCGCCTCGAGGAAATGCTGGTCTGGCTTGATCACCACGGGGGGTATTTCGGTACCAGCTCGACTAATCAGATTACGTTGAGGGTTCGCCAGCTAATCAGCAGTGATCCTGGTGAAACGTGGACGGCAACGATGGTGGCGCAGCATCTCGCAATGAGCGAGGCCACGCTCAGGCGTAGGCTCGTTGTGGAGGACACGCACTTTCAGCAGCTTCTATTAGATGTCCGAATGTCCAGGGCGCTAACACTGCTTCAGGTCACCGACCTACCAGTAGCAAATATCGCCTGTGAGGTTGGATACAGCTGCAGCTCTCGGTTCTCTTCCAGATTCAGACAGCGTTTCGGTCATAGCCCATCGGACGTGCGTTTGTCGGAGGCCTTTGAGCCTGTAGTGTGA
- a CDS encoding YbhB/YbcL family Raf kinase inhibitor-like protein, producing MNKKIAGLVLASALAGASGATFAETFTLHSPELEGGKFGNANLLSEPYGFGCKGGNISPSFTWSGVPAGTKSFVLTIYDRNAPTGVGWMHWVVANIPATAKGLPGGIDAQGKNLPAGALQPRTDFGVPGYGGPCPPEGSTHDFEITLTAVKVDALPMVTAEATPAFVGFFTKANSLGEAKLTIKQGR from the coding sequence ATGAATAAGAAAATCGCCGGTCTCGTGCTGGCTTCGGCATTGGCAGGTGCGTCTGGCGCTACCTTCGCCGAAACTTTCACGCTCCACAGTCCTGAATTGGAAGGTGGGAAATTTGGCAATGCCAATCTACTGAGCGAGCCTTATGGCTTTGGGTGCAAAGGTGGAAATATCTCCCCATCCTTCACCTGGAGTGGCGTGCCGGCGGGCACCAAGAGCTTCGTCCTGACTATTTATGATCGCAACGCGCCTACTGGTGTGGGTTGGATGCATTGGGTTGTGGCGAACATTCCTGCCACCGCTAAAGGCCTGCCAGGCGGCATCGACGCGCAAGGCAAGAATCTGCCTGCCGGGGCACTTCAGCCACGCACAGACTTCGGTGTCCCTGGGTACGGTGGCCCTTGCCCGCCAGAGGGTTCTACGCATGATTTCGAGATTACCCTCACGGCTGTGAAGGTTGATGCTCTACCTATGGTGACTGCAGAAGCGACACCTGCATTCGTTGGTTTCTTCACGAAGGCCAATTCGCTAGGTGAAGCCAAGCTAACGATCAAGCAGGGCCGCTAA
- a CDS encoding aldo/keto reductase, whose amino-acid sequence MKQHPLGKTALSISPIVFGGNVFGWTIDEKRSFELLDAFVDHGFDTIDTADVYSVWAPGNKGGESEAIIGRWLKSRPGVRDKVKIFTKGGADVGDPLRKGLSKKWITQAFDESLRRLGSEYIDVYFSHFPDDETPHEETLAVYQGLIDSGKARILGASNFSAQQLREANTAAARNGLQPYQVIQPEYNLYDRESFETELKPVCDELGLGVVTYYSLASGFLTGKYRDKESIEGTARYDDLARYMDARGRKILDALQVVAHRHDAKMAEVALAWLIAQPGISAPIASATSLSQLESFKAATEIKLSPDDLSKLADASE is encoded by the coding sequence ATGAAGCAGCACCCTCTCGGTAAAACAGCGCTGAGCATTTCGCCCATCGTGTTCGGTGGCAATGTCTTTGGTTGGACGATTGACGAAAAGCGTAGCTTTGAGCTTCTGGACGCCTTCGTCGATCACGGTTTCGACACCATAGATACTGCCGATGTCTACTCAGTCTGGGCACCAGGCAACAAAGGTGGAGAATCTGAAGCCATCATTGGTCGCTGGCTCAAATCGAGACCGGGTGTCCGTGACAAGGTGAAAATTTTCACCAAGGGGGGTGCTGATGTGGGAGATCCTCTTCGTAAAGGCCTGTCCAAGAAATGGATCACCCAAGCCTTTGACGAGTCGCTACGCCGACTGGGCAGCGAGTATATCGACGTCTATTTCTCGCATTTTCCTGATGACGAGACACCTCACGAAGAAACTCTGGCGGTGTACCAAGGGCTGATCGATAGTGGAAAGGCTCGCATCCTGGGCGCGTCGAATTTCTCAGCACAGCAGCTCCGAGAGGCCAACACAGCCGCCGCGAGGAATGGCCTGCAGCCTTACCAAGTCATCCAACCTGAGTACAACCTATACGACCGCGAAAGCTTCGAGACTGAGCTCAAGCCTGTTTGCGATGAACTAGGCCTGGGCGTAGTCACGTACTACAGCCTCGCCTCGGGCTTCCTCACCGGAAAATACCGAGACAAGGAATCCATTGAGGGAACTGCTCGCTACGACGATCTGGCTAGGTATATGGATGCTCGAGGACGAAAGATCCTAGATGCTTTGCAAGTCGTAGCCCATCGTCACGATGCCAAAATGGCGGAGGTGGCCCTCGCGTGGCTGATTGCTCAACCAGGCATAAGTGCACCGATCGCCAGTGCGACCTCCCTGTCTCAGCTCGAGAGCTTCAAGGCAGCTACCGAGATCAAGCTGTCGCCTGACGACCTCTCGAAACTGGCAGACGCCAGCGAATGA
- a CDS encoding REP-associated tyrosine transposase, with translation MDRPSSHRLRRGRFSEPGRFYLLTTTTRNRLALFDAFPLARTVISQLRHSGQEQACRSLAWVLMPDHLHWLIELGNVKLDTLMCRFKSRSSCALYRAGAPRRPIWQPGFHDRALRREDYLRAVARYIVANPLRAGLVRQAGDYPHWDCVWL, from the coding sequence ATGGACCGTCCCAGTTCCCATCGGCTACGACGAGGCCGCTTTTCCGAGCCAGGGCGGTTCTATCTGCTGACTACCACCACCCGCAATCGGCTTGCTCTTTTCGACGCCTTCCCGCTCGCCCGGACGGTCATTTCTCAATTGAGACATTCTGGCCAAGAGCAGGCCTGCCGCTCGCTGGCCTGGGTACTGATGCCTGACCACCTGCATTGGTTGATCGAATTGGGCAATGTGAAACTCGACACACTCATGTGCCGCTTCAAGTCCCGCAGCAGTTGCGCACTGTATCGGGCAGGGGCCCCACGTAGGCCCATCTGGCAGCCAGGCTTCCATGATCGAGCGCTGCGTCGTGAAGACTACCTCAGGGCTGTCGCTCGCTACATCGTTGCCAACCCGCTCCGAGCAGGGCTGGTCAGGCAAGCGGGTGATTATCCGCATTGGGATTGCGTGTGGTTGTGA
- a CDS encoding cobalt-precorrin-6A reductase gives MSGRILLLGGITEALAIARRLGPLHVYSLAGIGRVPDDLTCQVRVGGYGGAEGLAAYLKAERISLLIDATHPYAAQISANAARAAQAAGVTCWALRRPAWQAQPGDDWREVADWTELIDALAPFQRPLFTLGREPLQHLQAIPPQQFWTLRALEACPGNARCEVIGARGPFQLEDERALFARRQIDVLVSKNSGSAATEPKLQVARERGVPVLVLKRPPLPTVDRLFESVAALSEALGL, from the coding sequence ATGAGCGGGCGCATTCTTTTGCTCGGCGGCATCACCGAGGCCCTGGCCATCGCCCGGCGCCTGGGCCCGCTGCACGTCTACAGCCTGGCCGGCATCGGTCGTGTGCCCGACGACCTGACTTGCCAGGTGCGCGTGGGCGGCTATGGCGGCGCCGAAGGGCTGGCGGCGTACCTGAAAGCCGAACGCATCAGCCTGCTGATCGACGCCACCCACCCTTATGCCGCGCAGATCAGCGCCAACGCCGCACGCGCCGCGCAAGCGGCCGGGGTGACCTGCTGGGCGCTGCGCCGACCGGCGTGGCAGGCCCAGCCGGGAGACGACTGGCGTGAGGTGGCCGACTGGACGGAACTGATCGACGCCCTGGCGCCGTTTCAGCGACCCCTGTTCACCCTCGGGCGCGAGCCGCTGCAACATTTGCAGGCCATCCCGCCGCAGCAGTTCTGGACCCTGCGCGCCCTGGAAGCCTGTCCGGGCAACGCGCGCTGCGAAGTGATCGGCGCACGCGGGCCGTTTCAGCTGGAAGACGAGCGGGCGCTGTTCGCACGACGGCAGATCGACGTGCTGGTCAGCAAGAACAGCGGCAGCGCCGCCACCGAACCGAAACTGCAAGTGGCCCGCGAGCGCGGGGTGCCGGTCTTGGTGCTCAAGCGCCCGCCGCTGCCGACAGTGGATCGACTGTTCGAGTCGGTGGCGGCGCTGAGTGAGGCGTTGGGGTTGTGA
- a CDS encoding cobalt-precorrin-5B (C(1))-methyltransferase — translation MREETREQPAPLRSGLTTGSCATATSLAAARLLLTGQTSDAVQITLPKGKQVQMRLEFCRRDAERAEAGTLKDAGDDPDVTHGALLYSQVRLIEQPGVRFVAGEGVGTVTRPGLVLAVGEPAINPVPRRMIGEHLQQLAEACAYAGGFEVTVNVQDGAALALKTMNPRLGILGGLSILGTSGIVRPFSCAAYIASIHQGIDVAHSNGCTHIAACTGNASEDTMRRIYGLPEMALIEMGDFVGAVLKHVRKVPVARLTLCGGFGKISKLAAGHMDLHSRHSSIDLPQLAGWAADIGAPAALQDAIVAANTSQQALALAHAAGVALGDAVCAHALAFARSVVPTQVQVEVFAIDRQGGVVGTAGVQ, via the coding sequence ATGCGTGAAGAAACCCGCGAACAACCGGCGCCGCTGCGCAGCGGCCTGACCACCGGTAGCTGCGCCACGGCCACCAGCTTGGCGGCGGCGCGCCTGTTGCTGACCGGCCAGACCAGCGATGCGGTACAGATCACCTTGCCCAAGGGCAAGCAGGTGCAGATGCGCCTGGAATTCTGCCGGCGCGATGCCGAGCGCGCCGAAGCCGGCACCCTGAAAGATGCCGGCGACGACCCGGACGTGACCCATGGCGCCCTGCTCTACAGCCAGGTGCGGCTGATCGAACAGCCCGGCGTGCGCTTCGTCGCCGGCGAGGGCGTGGGCACCGTCACCCGCCCCGGCCTGGTGCTGGCGGTGGGCGAGCCGGCGATCAACCCGGTGCCGCGGCGGATGATCGGCGAACACCTGCAGCAGTTGGCCGAGGCCTGCGCCTATGCCGGTGGGTTCGAGGTCACGGTCAACGTGCAGGACGGCGCGGCGCTGGCGCTCAAGACCATGAACCCGCGCCTGGGCATCCTGGGCGGGCTGTCGATTCTGGGCACCAGCGGCATCGTCCGGCCGTTTTCCTGCGCGGCCTACATCGCCTCGATCCACCAGGGCATCGATGTCGCCCACAGCAATGGCTGCACGCACATCGCCGCATGCACGGGCAACGCCAGCGAGGACACCATGCGGCGGATCTACGGCCTGCCGGAAATGGCCTTGATCGAGATGGGCGACTTCGTCGGCGCGGTGCTCAAGCATGTGCGCAAGGTCCCGGTGGCACGCCTGACCCTGTGCGGCGGCTTCGGCAAGATCAGCAAGCTCGCCGCCGGGCACATGGACCTGCACAGCCGCCACTCGAGCATCGACCTGCCGCAGTTGGCCGGTTGGGCAGCGGACATCGGCGCGCCCGCCGCGCTGCAAGACGCCATCGTCGCCGCCAACACCAGCCAGCAGGCGCTGGCGCTGGCCCATGCGGCGGGTGTCGCCCTGGGCGATGCGGTCTGCGCCCACGCCCTGGCCTTCGCCCGCAGCGTGGTGCCGACGCAGGTGCAGGTGGAGGTGTTCGCCATCGACCGCCAGGGCGGTGTGGTCGGCACGGCGGGTGTGCAATGA
- a CDS encoding bifunctional cobalt-precorrin-7 (C(5))-methyltransferase/cobalt-precorrin-6B (C(15))-methyltransferase, whose amino-acid sequence MAPWLTVVGIGEDGFSGLGKQARRALLGAPTIFGSPRQLALLPRCVVGQRQPWPSPFSLAPVLARRGEPVCVLASGDPMFYGVGASLARQVPAEQMQVLSMPSSCALAAARLGWPLQEVQVVSGVARPLAALNAHLYSGMRLLVLSNDGDSPTAIARLLCERGFGPSRLQVFEHLGGAAERCLSGTADAWPAGSSAALNLVAIDCQAAPDTPRLSPVSGLPDSAFRHDGQLTKRDVRAITLARLAPQPGELLWDVGAGCGSIGIEWMRAHPSCRALAIEADEGRQGFIEFNRDQLGVPGLQLIRGKAPQALTELERPDAIFIGGGVTGEGVLPVCWERLRPGGRLVANAVTLQSELALAQFREAHGGELTRLHVAQAQALGSFDTWRQALPITLLEVVKPVDA is encoded by the coding sequence ATGGCCCCCTGGCTGACAGTAGTAGGCATCGGCGAAGACGGTTTCAGCGGCCTGGGCAAACAGGCCCGGCGCGCACTGCTGGGCGCACCGACGATCTTCGGCAGCCCGCGCCAGTTGGCGTTGCTGCCGCGCTGCGTGGTCGGCCAGCGCCAGCCCTGGCCCAGCCCGTTCTCCCTGGCGCCGGTGCTGGCCCGGCGCGGCGAGCCGGTGTGCGTGCTGGCCAGCGGCGACCCGATGTTCTACGGCGTCGGCGCGAGCCTGGCGCGCCAGGTGCCGGCCGAGCAGATGCAGGTGCTGTCGATGCCCTCCTCCTGCGCCCTGGCCGCCGCGCGCCTGGGCTGGCCTTTGCAGGAGGTGCAGGTGGTCTCGGGGGTGGCGCGGCCACTGGCGGCGCTCAATGCCCACCTCTACAGCGGCATGCGCCTGCTGGTGCTGAGCAATGACGGCGACAGCCCGACCGCCATCGCCCGGTTGCTCTGCGAACGCGGTTTCGGCCCCAGTCGCCTGCAGGTGTTCGAGCACTTGGGCGGGGCGGCCGAACGCTGCCTGAGCGGCACCGCCGACGCGTGGCCAGCAGGCAGCAGCGCCGCGCTCAACCTGGTCGCCATCGACTGCCAGGCCGCGCCCGACACGCCGCGCTTGTCACCGGTCAGCGGTCTGCCCGACAGCGCCTTTCGCCACGACGGTCAGTTGACCAAGCGCGACGTGCGTGCCATCACCCTGGCGCGTCTGGCGCCGCAGCCGGGCGAGCTGTTGTGGGATGTCGGTGCCGGCTGTGGCTCGATCGGCATCGAATGGATGCGCGCCCACCCCAGTTGCCGCGCCTTGGCCATCGAGGCCGACGAAGGCCGACAGGGCTTCATCGAATTCAACCGCGACCAGCTCGGCGTGCCGGGTCTGCAACTGATTCGTGGCAAGGCGCCACAGGCCCTGACCGAGCTGGAGCGCCCCGACGCCATCTTCATTGGCGGCGGTGTCACGGGCGAGGGCGTACTGCCGGTGTGCTGGGAGCGCCTGCGCCCCGGCGGGCGGCTGGTGGCCAATGCCGTGACCTTGCAGAGCGAGCTGGCCCTGGCGCAGTTCCGCGAAGCGCACGGCGGCGAGTTGACCCGCCTGCATGTGGCCCAGGCCCAGGCCCTGGGCAGCTTCGACACCTGGCGCCAAGCCCTGCCGATTACCCTGCTTGAGGTGGTCAAGCCCGTCGATGCGTGA
- a CDS encoding precorrin-8X methylmutase: MIDYIRDGQEIYRNSFRIIREEARLERIPADLEKLAVRVIHACGMVEAIDGLQFSAGAGLAGRQALANGAPILCDAHMVAEGITRARLPANNPVICTLRDPRVPDMAKAAGNTRSALALELWRPHLAGSVVVIGNAPTALFYLLEMLDAGAPKPALILGFPVGFVGAAESKAMLAADSRGVPFVIMQGRLGGSAMAAAAVNALATEVE, translated from the coding sequence ATGATTGACTACATCCGCGATGGTCAGGAGATCTATCGCAATTCCTTCCGCATCATCCGCGAGGAGGCCCGCCTGGAGCGGATTCCCGCCGACCTGGAAAAGCTCGCCGTGCGCGTGATCCATGCCTGCGGCATGGTCGAGGCCATCGATGGCCTGCAGTTTTCTGCCGGCGCGGGTCTGGCCGGACGCCAGGCCCTGGCCAACGGCGCGCCGATCCTGTGCGATGCGCACATGGTCGCCGAGGGCATCACCCGCGCCCGCCTGCCGGCCAATAACCCGGTGATCTGCACCCTGCGCGACCCGCGCGTGCCGGACATGGCCAAGGCGGCCGGCAATACCCGCTCCGCGCTGGCCCTGGAGCTGTGGCGCCCGCACCTGGCCGGCAGCGTGGTGGTGATCGGCAATGCCCCCACGGCACTGTTCTACCTGCTGGAAATGCTCGATGCCGGAGCGCCCAAGCCCGCACTGATCCTGGGCTTCCCGGTGGGCTTCGTCGGCGCTGCCGAGTCCAAGGCCATGCTCGCCGCCGACAGCCGTGGCGTGCCCTTCGTGATCATGCAGGGCCGCCTGGGCGGCAGCGCCATGGCCGCAGCGGCAGTCAACGCACTGGCCACGGAGGTGGAATGA
- a CDS encoding precorrin-2 C(20)-methyltransferase: MMQARGRLLGLGVGPGDPELITVKALRLLREAQVVAYFVAKGKRGNAFGIIEGHLQAQQTLLPLVYPVTTEALPAPLSYEQVISDFYDEASVQVAEHLEAGRDVAVICEGDPFFYGSYMYLHDRLAQRYEAQVIPGVCSMLGGASVLGAPLVYRNQTLTVLSGVLPHTELKRRLADADAAVIMKLGRNFPKVREVLAELGLDGRALYVERATMANQKIVALDAVDPQSSPYFSLIVVPGEKWQG, from the coding sequence ATGATGCAGGCACGCGGACGTCTGCTGGGGCTGGGCGTAGGCCCCGGCGATCCCGAGCTGATCACGGTCAAGGCGCTGCGCCTGCTGCGTGAGGCGCAGGTGGTGGCCTACTTCGTGGCCAAGGGCAAGCGCGGCAACGCCTTCGGCATCATCGAGGGGCACTTGCAGGCGCAGCAGACGCTGCTGCCGCTGGTGTACCCGGTGACCACCGAGGCGCTGCCGGCGCCGTTGTCGTACGAACAGGTGATCAGCGACTTCTACGACGAAGCCAGCGTGCAGGTGGCCGAACACCTGGAGGCCGGTCGCGACGTGGCGGTGATCTGCGAGGGCGATCCGTTCTTCTACGGCTCGTACATGTACTTGCACGACCGCCTCGCCCAGCGCTACGAAGCCCAGGTAATCCCAGGCGTGTGCTCGATGCTTGGCGGCGCCTCGGTGCTGGGCGCGCCGTTGGTGTACCGCAACCAGACCCTGACCGTGCTCTCTGGCGTGCTGCCCCACACCGAGCTCAAGCGGCGCCTGGCCGACGCCGACGCGGCGGTGATCATGAAGCTGGGCCGCAACTTCCCCAAGGTGCGCGAGGTGCTCGCCGAGCTGGGCCTGGATGGCCGCGCCCTGTACGTGGAGCGCGCGACCATGGCCAACCAGAAGATCGTCGCGCTCGATGCGGTCGATCCGCAGTCCTCGCCGTATTTCTCGCTGATCGTGGTGCCGGGGGAAAAATGGCAGGGATGA